One genomic window of Carassius auratus strain Wakin chromosome 14, ASM336829v1, whole genome shotgun sequence includes the following:
- the LOC113114384 gene encoding tripartite motif-containing protein 16-like — translation MEEDRISVNKKEFLCPVCLDLLKDPVTIPCGHSYCKICITDFWDQEDQKRVYSCPQCRQTFSPRPALSRNTMLAEVVEKLKKSRLSDDCYAGAGDVQCDVCTGRKYKAVKSCLMCLNSYCKNHLKQHESLFKGKKHNLTDATGRLQVMICQKHEKILEVFCRTDQKCICLLCTMDEHKNHDIVSAAAQRTEKQKQLKETQKTLQQRIQQREKDLQQLRETVESHKRSAQTAVEDSERIFTELIRSIERSRSELIQLIRDQEKTAVSRAEERLERLEQEINDLRRRDAELEQLSHTQDHIQFLQRFQSLSAPPESTDVNEFFSSLFSSDDLRESVHQLRDKLEDFCKEELKKISNRVTLAIIALWSRDDFLQYSHHLTLDPNTVNKRLRLSENNRVITYTDTDQSYPDHPDRFDVYLQGLCRESVCGRCYWEIEWSGYVEISVSYKSISRKGRGNECLFGYNDQSWSLFCSSSSYLFRHNNIETDVSVKSIIRRIGVFVDHRAGTLSFYSVSDTMSLIHTVQTTFTQPLYPGFWVCIGSSVKLC, via the exons ATGGAAGAAGACAGAATTTCAGTAAATAAGAAGGAGTTCTTGTgtccagtgtgtctggatctcctgaaggatccagtgaccattccctgtggacacagttactgtaagatctgtattacagacttctgggatcaggaggatcagaagagagtctacagctgtcctcagtgcagacagaccttcagtccaagacctgctttatctagaaacaccatgctggctgaagtggtggagaaactgaagaagtcCAGACTCTCTGATGACTGTTacgctggagctggagatgtgcagtgtgacgtctgtactggaagaaaatacaaaGCCGTCAAGTCCTGTCTGATGTGTCTGAACTCTTACTGTAAGAATCACCTCAAACAACATGAGAGTTTATTTAAAGGAAAGAAACACAATCTAACTGATgccactggacgactgcaggtgatgatctgccagaaacatgagaagaTCCTCGAGGTTTTCTGTCGCACTGACCAGAAGTGTATATGTTTGCTGTGTACGATGGATGAACATAAAAACCACGACATTGTATCAGCGGCAGCacagaggacagagaaacag aagcagctgaaggagacgcagaagacgctccagcagagaatccagcagagagagaaagatctccagcagctgagagagactgtggagtctcataag cgctctgcacagacagcagtggaggacagtgagaggatctttactgagctcatccgctccattgagagaagccgctctgagctgatacagctgatcagagatcaggaaaagactgcagtgagtcgagctgaagaacgactggagcgactggagcaggagatcaatgatctgaggaggagagacgctgagctggagcagctttcacacacacaggatcacatccagttcctgcag cgtttccagtctctctcagcacctcctgaatctacagaTGTAAATGaattcttcagttctctcttctcttctgatgatctgagagaatctgtccatcagctgagagacaaactggaggatttctgcaaagaggagctcaagaagatctcaaacagag tcaCACTCGCCATCATTGCTCTCTGGTCCAGGGAcgacttcctacaat attcccatcaTCTCACTCTGGATCCGAACACAGTGAATAAACGACTCCgtctgtctgagaacaacagagtgattACATACACTGACACAGACCagtcgtatcctgatcatccagacagatttgatgtgtATCTCCAGGGGTTGTGtagagaaagtgtgtgtggacgctgttactgggagattgagtggagtggaTATGTGGagatatcagtgtcatataagagcatcagcaggaagggacggggtaatgagtgtttgtttggatataatgatcagtcctggagtttgttcTGTTCTTCCTCCAGTTACTTATTCAGACACAATAACATTGAGACTGATGTCTCTGTGAAGTCCATCATTaggagaataggagtgtttgtggatcacagagcaggaactctgtccttctacagcgtctctgacacaatgagcctcatccacacagtccagaccacattcactcagccactCTATCCTGGGTTTTGGGTTTGTAttggatcatcagtgaaactgtgttga